A section of the Telopea speciosissima isolate NSW1024214 ecotype Mountain lineage chromosome 3, Tspe_v1, whole genome shotgun sequence genome encodes:
- the LOC122654900 gene encoding uncharacterized protein LOC122654900 produces the protein MAEMAFNEFSEVCFKSNSVPVAVSARSPLPPGGWSPPDDPFVKVSCDATWVKKTNRGGLGIIIRDHIGIPLHAFTAGFDGVSSLFAKAVAVGTWLLQAAKCGFSSIVVESDCSNLICQINSKSFDLEIIGVGFDILQLQGSFATCFFSLVPRSSNSVADSLARSALSDESPIAWPVTSQWLINLCNLDVTACIDSIYQ, from the coding sequence ATGGCTGAAATGGCTTTCAATGAATTCTCTGAGGTTTGTTTTAAGTCTAATTCAGTCCCTGTTGCAGTTTCAGCTCGTTCTCCTCTCCCTCCTGGCGGCTGGTCCCCTCCTGATGATCCTTTTGTGAAGGTAAGTTGCGATGCAACCTGGGTGAAGAAGACCAATAGAGGGGGTTTAGGAATCATCATCAGGGATCATATTGGGATTCCCCTTCATGCCTTTACTGCAGGTTTTGATGGTGTCTCAAGTCTTTTCGCTAAAGCTGTTGCTGTTGGAACTTGGCTTCTTCAAGCAGCGAAGTGTGGTTTCTCTTCCATTGTGGTGGAGTCGGATTGCTCAAATTTGATCTGCCAAATTAACTCTAAAAGCTTCGATTTGGAGATCATTGGGGTGGGATTTGATATCCTTCAGCTTCAAGGTTCCTTTGCTACTtgtttttttagtttagttCCAAGGTCGTCTAATTCAGTTGCAGACTCCTTGGCCCGGTCGGCCCTTTCGGATGAGTCCCCAATTGCTTGGCCAGTTACCTCTCAGTGGCTGATAAATCTTTGTAATTTAGATGTCACTGCTTGTATCGACTCGATTTATCAATGA
- the LOC122653844 gene encoding uncharacterized protein LOC122653844 — translation MEPSPPAAIAKKLWNIVRIVFIMMRKGVSKRKLMMELQLMMKRGKIAGKAIGNLMSHHHSNFSCRSIDANLSFVSPREYEFSCSNSPAYPYASSSSSYFPFPVTKRKHHHHHRYFSSLYPTATTDDDLTTVNAVQRMLEMLNVHDITEASPIPSSFPGFGKSPMGRQLRITDSPFPLRNADEDSHVDKAAEEFIQKFYKDLRRQNRMAAAMEA, via the coding sequence atggaACCGAGTCCACCGGCGGCAATAGCGAAGAAACTCTGGAATATTGTACGGATAGTGTTCATCATGATGAGGAAAGGCGTCTCGAAGCGCAAGCTAATGATGGAGCTCCAATTGATGATGAAACGTGGCAAGATCGCAGGGAAGGCGATAGGGAACCTCATGTCTCACCATCACTCTAACTTCAGCTGTCGATCGATCGATGCGAATCTCTCCTTCGTCTCACCTCGTGAGTACGAGTTCAGCTGCAGCAATAGCCCCGCCTACCCTtacgcttcttcttcttcatcttactTCCCGTTCCCCGTCACCAAACGgaagcaccaccaccaccaccgttaCTTCTCTTCATTGTACCCGACGGCCACCACCGACGACGACTTAACAACCGTCAATGCGGTCCAGAGAATGCTGGAGATGTTAAACGTCCACGACATAACGGAGGCGTCTCCTATACCGTCATCGTTCCCCGGTTTCGGAAAGAGTCCAATGGGGAGGCAGTTGAGGATAACGGACTCACCGTTTCCGTTAAGAAATGCTGACGAGGATAGCCACGTGGATAAGGCGGCCGAGGAATTCATTCAGAAGTTCTATAAAGACCTGAGGCGACAAAATAGAATGGCCGCCGCCATGGAAGCATAA